The nucleotide sequence TTCTGGACTCCCTGGCATCTGCTGGAGAGAAGAGTGATCAGTCTGCTTCTGCACCTATGTCGTTCTACCCACAGATCATCAACACTTTTCATATCGCTTCATCCCTCGGGAAACCATTTACAGCCGATCAGGCTTTCCCAAATACCTCAGCATTAGCAGGAGTTGGTCCTGTGTTGCACAGTTTCCGTGTCTATGATCTCCGacacaagagaaagaaagactATCTAACCAGTGATGGCACAGCCAAAAACTCCTGTGTGTCCAAAGATGTCCCTAACAATGTGGACTTGTCCAAATTCGATAGTTGTGTTAGTGATGGGAAAAGGAAACCTGTTTTAATGTGTTTCTTGTGCAAGTTGTCCTTCGGTTATATCAGGTCATTTGTAACCCATGCTCTGCATGATCATCAGATGACCCTCAATGAAGAGGAGCAGAAGATCCTCAGTAATAAATGCGTCTCCGCCATAATACAGGGGATTGGCAAAGACAAAGAACCTCTTATAAGATTTctggaaccaaaaaaaatccACTTCTGTTTATCCCCATTTTTCTACGACAAACCTCATAGGACCCGATCCAACCTTCCGCGGTTTATGGAGCGCTTTTCATGTTGAAAATGGTGACTCTTTGCCGGCTGGCTTTGCCTTCTTGAAAGGAAGCGCAAGCCCCTCGAGCTCAGCAGAGCAGCCGCTGGGGATCACCCAAATGCCAAAGGCTGTAGTGAATCTGGGGGGGCTGTTTAGTTTAGTAGTGAACACCCCAATTACCTCTGTCTCCCTCAGCCACTCATCGTCTGAGTCTAGCAAGATGTCAGAGAGCAAAGACCAAGAGAACAACTGTGAAAGGCCAAAAGAAAGCACCGTCTTACACCCAAACGGGGACTGCCCTGTCAAAAGTGAACCCACTGAACCGGGAGAGGAGGACGAAGAGGATGCCTACTCCAATGAACTTGATGACGAGGAAGTATTAGGCAAATTCACCGATAGTATTGGTAACAAAGATTTCCCTCTCTTAAACCAAAGCATTTCTCCTTTATCATCCAGTGTGCTAAAATTTATTGAAAAGGGTACCTTGTCCTCCACGGCGACTGTTGCTGATGACACGGAGAAGAAAAAACAGACCACTGCCGCCGTTCGGGCCAGTGGCAGTGTTGCTAATAACTATGGCATTCGTGGCAAGGACTCTACAGATGCAAGTGCCAGTAAAGACAGTGCCACAGCAGCTCATCCAAGTGAAACAGCCCGGGGGGACGAAGACTGTTCAGCGACTCCTCACCAGCATGGCTTCACCCCGAGTACACCTGGCACGCCAGGGCCTGGAGGAGATGGCTCGCCAGGCAGTGGCATTGAGCGTCCCAAGTGCGACACGGTTTTGGGGTCTTCGAGGTCTCTTGGTGGTCATATGACTATGATGCACTCAAGGAACTCATGCAAAACTCTCAAATGTCCCAAATGTAACTGGCACTACAAATATCAGCAGACCTTGGAGGCCCATATGAAGGAGAAACACCCTGAGCCAGGTGGCTCTTATGTTTATTGTAAGACTGGACAGCCTCACCCCAGGCTTGCCAGGGGAGAGAGTTACACATGTGGCTATAAACCCTTCCATTGTGAGGTTTGTAACTACTCAACCACTACCAAAGGCAACCTCAGTATTCATATGCAGTCTGACAAGCACCTGAACAATGTTAAGAATCTCCAAAATGGCACCGGTGAGCAGGTGTTTGGTCACTCTGCCCCAGCCCCCAACACCAGCCTCAGTGGCTGTGGAACACCCTCTCTGTCCAAACCCAAACAGAAACCCACCTGGCGGTGTGAGGTTTGTGATTATGAAACCAATGTTGCAAGGAACCTCCGGATTCATATGACCAGAGAAAAGCACATGCATAGCATGATGCTTTTGCAGCAGAACATGAAGCAGATCCAGCATAACCTGCACTTGGGCCTCGCCCCAGCGGAGGCAGAGCTTTATCAGTACTACCTGGCCCAGAACATAGGCCTGACTGGAATGAAGCTGGAAAACCCTGCTGACCCTCAGCTCATGATCAATCCATTCCAGCTGGATCCAGCAACGGCTGCAGCTTTGGCACCAGGACTCGGTTAGTACTTAACTGCTCTTCTGCACTATTGTTAGTTTTGAATCACATTTTGACTTGCTGGGATGCCCCCAGATAAAGTAGTGAATGCCAGCAAATTGGGGACCTTTTACTAGAAAGGACTTTCTCTTAAATCTGCTGCATAAGCAAACTATTTGTGGTTCTACATCAAAGCTAAATTAATGCAGAGGGGAAAGGGTTAAGGGATGGAAATGGCATAAGAAAAGttaacaaactttgtcttcattcaaTAGATTGGTTAACAAATGCTAATTTGCATTAATTGCTTGCCCTCATTAGCCATACTTAATAAGGTTTGTAGTTTCAGTTTTGGTGATTATTCCCTAAAGTATCAAACTTTAGCTTCAAAAGAATCTaccattatttttaattgatatttaaaaaaatattttaatagccaTGATTGAACATAATTAACAATAATACTGTTACCTTATCCAGGTATTTGGCAGTAGATTACAAGACACACATACAGTATTAGCCAGATCTCATCAAGCTTTAAGACAAATTGGGAAATAACAATTAGTGTTTATGTATGTTTATCTAGGTTTTTAAATTGCAAACACATGACTGTTTTGTTATGGTATTGATCAACTTTCTTGTCCTCGAAAATACAAATTTCAGAATGACATCATGCCCAGTAGGAGTAATTAAAGCTATCTGATGAGGGAATTTAGAAGTTGAAAGGGATGATTGTAATTGATCCTGATTCAATCCTATTACAGCTTTTTATAGTTTAAGCTCTAGAGAAAGCACATTCCTTGTCAAGACTTTATTTTACAGATTCCTTTGTGTGTGCTGTGTTTTCTAGtctctatttttccttttaattttttttcctgtagtaaATAATGAGCTGCCGCCTGAAATCTGGCTTGCCAGTGGTCAGCTAATGGGTGATGACCTGTCCCTCCATACTGCAGGAGAGCTGTCACCTTATATCAGTGACCCAGTGCTGAAGCTATTCCAGTGTGCTCTTTGCAACAAATTCACCTCTGACAGCTTGGAGTCCCTAAGTGTGCATGTGAGCAGTGAGCGCTCTCTCCCTGAAGAGGAATGGAGGGCTGTAATTGGAGATATCTACCAGTGCAAGCTCTGTAACTACAACACTCAGCTCAAAGCCAACTTCCAGCTCCACTGCAAGACTGATAAACATATGCAGAAATATCAACTGGTGGCCCACATAAAAGAAGGGGGCAAAAGCAATGAGTGGAGGTTGAAGTGCATTGCCAATGGCAACCCCGTTCACCTAAAATGTAACACCTGTGACTACTATACCAACAGTGTGGATAAATTACGCTTGCATACCACCAATCACAGGCATGAGGCGGCCCTGAAGCTCTACAAGGTAAGCAGTGACATCCATTTCCGTTGGCACAGAGTAGACAAGGGGATTAACTGTTTCAGTGCTTGGAGCACAGATCTGCAAgttagaataagaaaaaaagacaGGCAAAACATACAATTTATAACTTAACATTATTAAAAGCATATTCAACTATATGGCAGTGGAGAATTTTTCAAAAGATTTGCTATGTGTCCCACTTACCTCTACCTCAGCGGCATTGATTGCTTCACTGGCTTCCCTGTAATAAAAAAACTTTCCTGGGTattgtatatataaaataattctcTTAAAATCTCTTTTACCTATTGTTTTTAAGAAACAAAATCATGGCGTCTCTCTTGGCTGATTATTAAAGGTTACACGAAGCAGAAAAAACAAAATGTGTTTTACTCTGTGAATGCATCATCTTTTGTTTGGTGACAAACAGGGATGATCAGAacatgatttttttgtgtgtgcatgaGATCTAAGTAACATTGGGTAAACATTCCTATAGCATCAGTCCAAAGTCTTCAAAGTCAACTGTGTTGTGTTTTGCACAACATTTTTCCCAACTAGTAACACTTTCCCCAACAAAAGAGTGTGATATAGATAAATATGCTCCTAAGACAGCAAGTGTACTTTTTTGTTTACTGGGAAAAACTATGCAGATGTCATGTATAAGTGCAAGTGATGAATGTCATTTATCACAAAACTTGTCTCAATGTCTCCTAAACCCTAATCActgattaatttattttctgtagtTTTTCATTGGATTGCCTTGATTGTCTTGGTTCTTGTACAAATGCAACAGATTCATTTCTATGATGAATAACTTGATAACTTATGAAAAACTTCTTTGTGTCTAGACGATAttaaaattcagaaaatattGCAAACCATTAGTCATTGTAACAAGCTCTAAATATGATTACAAAATCCATTTTGCAAGTGTTATCTATTGATTTAAACTAGAAATCAGTGATAACTATACTATCAGGAGTCAGTCAACGATTATAATACCTATTGCTTTTTAACTCTATTTAAAATTACAAATGCACAGCAAAAAGAACACATATGGCTCTCTGTATTAGGTGCTGGAATTATTTATTTAGGTTGGTCTAGTCCTATGTATTTGGATTGTTTCTTGAAGTTCAAACTCTAGATGGATGTATGATGCATAAAAATGTAAAGACTCAGTGTGAGAATTTGTAACATTGTTCCTGGGATATTGGCACTCTGTGGATCAATAATGAAAGCATTAGATTTGGGCTCCCCAGTTTGTGGGGAGTGCAGGTCCTAATGTAAGATGGAACATTTCTCTGCCTGCACTATTGAAAATATAAACAATTAATTGTATTATAATTCATAGGTTTTATAGCAACAGTTGACAACTGTTCATTTGTCTACTTTTTTTCTGTTGATACCTGACCTATTAAAACTTTTAGAATACCtaggagaaaaaaaacaaacattaagTTTGTATAAATAATAGATTTAGACCCTGGGAGCTATATAGAATATTCATGAACTGTGTTTATATTCACACAGCTCCTCTAACACTTTAAATTAACATGTTGTGAATAGAAGATATAAATGTacaaatttttctattttattactctCACATGGGAACCTAAGGAAAGGAAcagcattattatttatttttttaggaaagGTTATTTAATCAATTGGTTTGATAATTATTtgtgtgtatggtgtgtgtgtgtgtgtggtgtgt is from Callospermophilus lateralis isolate mCalLat2 chromosome 11 unlocalized genomic scaffold, mCalLat2.hap1 SUPER_11_unloc_3, whole genome shotgun sequence and encodes:
- the LOC143385992 gene encoding LOW QUALITY PROTEIN: zinc finger homeobox protein 4-like (The sequence of the model RefSeq protein was modified relative to this genomic sequence to represent the inferred CDS: deleted 1 base in 1 codon) codes for the protein METCDSPPISRQENGQSTSKLCGTTPLDNEMPEKVAGMEPDRENSSTDDNLKTDERKSEVLPGFSVENAAATQVTSAKEIPCNECATSFPSLQKYMEHHCPNARLPVLKDDNESEISELEDSDIKNLTGEIVYQPDGSAYIIEDSKETGQNAQHGTHSKLFSTVMFLDSLASAGEKSDQSASAPMSFYPQIINTFHIASSLGKPFTADQAFPNTSALAGVGPVLHSFRVYDLRHKRKKDYLTSDGTAKNSCVSKDVPNNVDLSKFDSCVSDGKRKPVLMCFLCKLSFGYIRSFVTHALHDHQMTLNEEEQKILSNKCVSAIIQGIGKDKEPLIRFLEPKKSTSVYPHFSTTNLIGPDPTFRGLWSAFHVENGDSLPAGFAFLKGSASPSSSAEQPLGITQMPKAVVNLGGLFSLVVNTPITSVSLSHSSSESSKMSESKDQENNCERPKESTVLHPNGDCPVKSEPTEPGEEDEEDAYSNELDDEEVLGKFTDSIGNKDFPLLNQSISPLSSSVLKFIEKGTLSSTATVADDTEKKKQTTAAVRASGSVANNYGIRGKDSTDASASKDSATAAHPSETARGDEDCSATPHQHGFTPSTPGTPGPGGDGSPGSGIERPKCDTVLGSSRSLGGHMTMMHSRNSCKTLKCPKCNWHYKYQQTLEAHMKEKHPEPGGSYVYCKTGQPHPRLARGESYTCGYKPFHCEVCNYSTTTKGNLSIHMQSDKHLNNVKNLQNGTGEQVFGHSAPAPNTSLSGCGTPSLSKPKQKPTWRCEVCDYETNVARNLRIHMTREKHMHSMMLLQQNMKQIQHNLHLGLAPAEAELYQYYLAQNIGLTGMKLENPADPQLMINPFQLDPATAAALAPGLVNNELPPEIWLASGQLMGDDLSLHTAGELSPYISDPVLKLFQCALCNKFTSDSLESLSVHVSSERSLPEEEWRAVIGDIYQCKLCNYNTQLKANFQLHCKTDKHMQKYQLVAHIKEGGKSNEWRLKCIANGNPVHLKCNTCDYYTNSVDKLRLHTTNHRHEAALKLYKNPVERYNENRITHSNSARTRKILAIFQIYNSVYSWLAGTFLAS